Proteins encoded together in one Sinorhizobium sp. B11 window:
- a CDS encoding MFS transporter: MPASLAKDRSLLALAVLNFFLADARDGLGPFLDGFLATRGWSPMALGLVATIGGVLGMVATPFFGAWVDATHRKRTLIILPVLLVTAAALWTLASPGNAAVFGGQSATAIVGAVVGPALMGLTLGLVGERRFSGQVSRNEFWNHAGNVASLAGVYLASLAFGLKGVIAMMVMTATATILAVLAVDPRGIDHEAARGLAHDDGAPGPSGFSVLFAKKGLVLLAVVLMVFHFGNAPISRLIAQDFSIQLGTPFRTTAVTTGVSQLSMIAMALAAPLMIRRFGLGTVFIIALSALPVRGLIAGTFTSFAAIFPVQILDGVGAGLIGIATPIAAERILSGTGRFNVGLAAVMTVQGIGASLSNIVAGWLTDLGGYSLAYFVHGGMALFAVAIFCTALGSIAPSPTDEDDRSVNGSNRVDLAEGEG, from the coding sequence ATGCCCGCATCGCTCGCCAAGGATCGCTCACTTCTGGCGCTTGCCGTCCTGAACTTCTTCCTGGCTGACGCCCGCGACGGTCTCGGACCTTTTCTCGACGGCTTCCTCGCCACCCGAGGGTGGTCACCTATGGCGCTTGGCCTCGTCGCCACGATCGGTGGCGTGCTTGGCATGGTCGCCACGCCATTCTTCGGTGCCTGGGTCGACGCGACGCATCGCAAGCGCACGCTGATCATCCTGCCGGTTCTGTTGGTGACGGCTGCCGCTCTCTGGACGCTTGCGAGCCCCGGCAACGCCGCCGTCTTCGGCGGCCAATCGGCAACCGCAATCGTCGGGGCGGTCGTCGGCCCCGCTCTCATGGGGCTGACGCTCGGGCTTGTCGGCGAACGCCGCTTTTCCGGGCAGGTCTCGCGCAACGAATTCTGGAACCACGCCGGCAACGTCGCATCGCTTGCTGGGGTCTATCTCGCGTCGCTCGCTTTCGGGCTGAAGGGCGTCATTGCCATGATGGTAATGACGGCCACAGCGACCATTCTGGCTGTTCTTGCGGTCGATCCGCGCGGCATCGACCATGAGGCCGCCCGCGGTCTTGCGCACGACGACGGAGCGCCTGGTCCCTCCGGCTTCTCCGTTCTGTTTGCCAAGAAGGGTCTCGTCCTGCTCGCCGTCGTGCTGATGGTCTTCCATTTCGGCAACGCCCCGATCAGCCGCCTGATCGCCCAGGATTTCTCAATCCAGCTCGGCACACCCTTCCGAACCACCGCGGTCACGACAGGGGTGTCACAACTGTCCATGATCGCGATGGCCCTAGCCGCCCCCTTGATGATCCGTCGCTTCGGCCTTGGCACCGTCTTTATCATCGCGCTTTCCGCCTTGCCTGTTCGAGGCCTGATCGCCGGCACCTTCACGAGCTTTGCCGCCATCTTTCCAGTCCAGATCCTCGACGGCGTCGGTGCAGGCCTCATCGGCATCGCGACACCGATCGCCGCAGAGCGTATCCTGTCAGGCACCGGGCGATTCAATGTCGGTCTGGCCGCCGTCATGACGGTTCAGGGCATCGGCGCGTCTCTCAGCAATATTGTCGCCGGCTGGCTGACGGATCTTGGCGGCTACAGCCTTGCCTATTTCGTTCATGGGGGAATGGCACTCTTCGCCGTTGCGATCTTCTGCACCGCTTTGGGCTCCATCGCGCCATCGCCGACAGATGAGGATGACAGGTCGGTCAACGGTTCAAACCGGGTTGATCTCGCGGAAGGCGAGGGCTAG
- a CDS encoding alpha-N-arabinofuranosidase: MRAKATLNREFTISNVDKRVYGSFLEHMGRAVYTGIYEPGHEKADKDGFRTDVLDMVRDLDMPIVRYPGGNFVSAYHWEDGIGPRDQRPTRLDLAWRTRETNQMGINEFADWSKLAKTEMMLAMNLGSRGLNDARNFLEYCNHPGGTYWSDLRAKHGYKDPHNVRIWCLGNEMDGPWQVGHKTATEYGLLANDVSKAFKYFDKTLETVVCGSSNDKMKTYPEWEAQVLDASYDSVDYISLHKYFGNEENDTLNYYAKAIELDRYIVTIGGVIDYIKAKKRSKRDVKICFDEWNVWYHDRKEDDQRYKNWDWPEAPPLLEELYNLEDAIFVASLINVFIRRSDRVKIACMAQLVNVIAPILTKAGGPAWRQSIYYPLQFASKYGRGTALAVSSSGPTYDCEVAQDVPYLDLSAVLHEDGKSIALFAINRSLDEAIDLDVDLQGFKGVKVVQHHAMVGDDLKARNSVEDQNRIVPKAGSGLQVTDEGRLTGSLPAKSYHFILLSVASA, from the coding sequence ATGCGAGCTAAGGCGACCCTGAACAGGGAATTCACCATTTCGAACGTCGATAAACGTGTCTACGGCTCCTTCCTGGAGCACATGGGCCGCGCCGTTTACACCGGGATTTATGAGCCGGGTCACGAAAAAGCTGATAAGGACGGATTCCGTACCGATGTTCTTGATATGGTGCGCGACCTGGATATGCCGATCGTACGCTATCCGGGCGGCAACTTCGTCTCGGCCTATCATTGGGAAGACGGCATCGGCCCGCGCGACCAGCGCCCGACGCGTCTCGACCTTGCCTGGCGGACTCGCGAGACCAACCAGATGGGCATCAATGAATTCGCTGACTGGTCGAAGCTCGCGAAGACCGAGATGATGCTGGCCATGAACCTCGGTTCGCGCGGCCTGAACGATGCCCGCAATTTCCTCGAATATTGCAACCATCCTGGCGGTACATATTGGAGCGACCTGCGCGCCAAACACGGCTACAAGGACCCGCACAATGTGCGGATCTGGTGCCTCGGCAACGAGATGGACGGTCCCTGGCAGGTCGGCCATAAGACCGCGACCGAATATGGCCTGCTCGCCAACGACGTCAGCAAGGCGTTCAAATATTTCGACAAGACGCTCGAAACCGTCGTCTGCGGCTCGTCGAATGACAAGATGAAGACCTATCCCGAGTGGGAGGCGCAGGTTCTGGACGCAAGCTATGACAGCGTCGACTACATCTCGCTGCACAAGTATTTCGGCAACGAGGAAAACGACACGCTGAATTACTACGCCAAGGCGATCGAACTCGACCGCTATATCGTCACGATCGGCGGCGTCATCGACTACATCAAGGCGAAGAAGCGTTCCAAGCGCGACGTGAAGATCTGCTTCGACGAATGGAACGTCTGGTATCACGACCGCAAGGAAGACGATCAGCGCTACAAGAACTGGGACTGGCCGGAGGCGCCGCCGCTCCTGGAAGAGCTCTACAATCTCGAGGATGCGATCTTCGTCGCCTCGCTGATCAACGTCTTCATCCGTCGTTCCGACCGCGTCAAGATCGCCTGCATGGCACAGCTCGTCAACGTCATCGCGCCGATCCTGACCAAGGCGGGCGGCCCGGCCTGGCGCCAGTCGATCTACTATCCGCTGCAGTTTGCTTCGAAGTACGGCCGCGGCACTGCACTGGCGGTGTCTTCATCCGGCCCGACTTACGATTGCGAAGTCGCACAGGACGTTCCCTATCTCGATCTCTCGGCCGTGCTGCATGAGGATGGCAAGAGCATCGCGCTCTTTGCGATCAACCGCAGCCTCGATGAGGCTATCGACCTCGATGTCGACCTGCAGGGCTTCAAGGGCGTCAAGGTGGTCCAGCATCACGCGATGGTCGGCGATGACCTGAAGGCCCGCAACTCCGTCGAGGATCAAAACCGCATCGTGCCGAAGGCAGGATCCGGCCTGCAGGTCACCGATGAAGGCAGGCTCACCGGGTCGCTGCCGGCGAAATCCTATCATTTCATCCTGCTGTCAGTCGCTTCGGCATGA